A window from Aeromonas rivipollensis encodes these proteins:
- the asnA gene encoding aspartate--ammonia ligase, which yields MKQHYIRSQQQISFVKEMFSRQLAQQLGLMEVQAPILSRVGDGTQDNLSGHENAVQVKVKTLPGHRYEVVHSLAKWKRQTLGRFGFGPGEGIYTHMKALRPDEDRLTPIHSVYVDQWDWEKVMPGERRDLAYLQETVRGIWAAIKATERAVCAEHALTPFLPAKIQFLHSEELLTRYPALDAKGRERAIAKELGAVFLIGIGGVLSHGERHDVRAPDYDDWSSESELGLAGLNGDILVWNPVLEDSFEISSMGIRVDAEALRRQLAITGDEDRLQYDWHQDLLAERMPQTIGGGIGQSRLAMLLLQKEHIGQVQVGVWPSEMKAAIPGML from the coding sequence ATGAAACAGCACTACATTCGCAGCCAACAACAGATCAGCTTCGTCAAAGAGATGTTCTCCCGCCAGCTCGCCCAGCAACTGGGTCTGATGGAGGTGCAAGCCCCCATTCTGAGCCGCGTCGGTGATGGCACTCAGGACAACCTCTCCGGCCACGAGAATGCGGTGCAAGTGAAGGTGAAGACACTCCCCGGACACAGATACGAAGTGGTGCACTCCCTGGCCAAGTGGAAGCGCCAGACCCTGGGTCGATTCGGCTTCGGCCCGGGTGAAGGCATTTACACCCACATGAAGGCCCTGCGTCCGGACGAAGACCGGCTCACCCCCATCCACTCCGTCTACGTGGATCAGTGGGACTGGGAGAAGGTGATGCCGGGCGAGCGCCGGGATCTAGCCTACCTGCAGGAGACGGTGCGCGGCATCTGGGCCGCCATCAAGGCCACAGAGCGCGCCGTCTGCGCCGAGCACGCGCTGACCCCCTTCCTGCCGGCCAAGATCCAGTTCCTCCACAGCGAAGAGCTGCTGACCCGCTACCCGGCTCTCGATGCCAAGGGGCGCGAGCGGGCCATCGCCAAGGAGCTGGGAGCCGTCTTCCTCATCGGCATCGGCGGTGTCCTCTCCCACGGCGAGCGCCACGACGTGCGCGCCCCTGACTATGACGACTGGAGCAGCGAGAGCGAACTGGGTCTGGCCGGTCTGAACGGCGACATCCTGGTGTGGAACCCGGTGCTGGAAGACAGCTTCGAGATCTCCTCCATGGGGATTCGGGTGGACGCCGAGGCCCTGCGCCGCCAGCTCGCCATCACAGGGGACGAGGATCGCCTGCAGTACGACTGGCACCAGGATCTGCTGGCCGAGCGGATGCCGCAAACCATAGGCGGCGGCATAGGCCAATCCCGTCTGGCCATGCTGTTGCTGCAAAAAGAGCATATCGGTCAGGTACAAGTCGGTGTCTGGCCATCCGAGATGAAGGCTGCCATCCCGGGCATGCTGTAA
- the asnC gene encoding transcriptional regulator AsnC codes for MSENYRIDNLDQAILTALMENARIPYAELAKQLAVSPGTIHVRVEKMKQAGIIEGTRVQVNAKKLGYDVCCFIGINLKSAKDYPSALAKLQALDEVVEAYYTTGHYSIFMKVMTRSIDELQTVLIHKIQTIDEIQSTETLISLQNPILRDVKP; via the coding sequence GTGTCGGAAAATTATCGGATCGATAATCTCGATCAGGCCATCCTCACCGCCCTGATGGAGAATGCGCGTATCCCTTACGCCGAGCTTGCCAAGCAGCTGGCAGTCAGCCCGGGCACCATTCATGTGCGGGTGGAGAAGATGAAGCAGGCGGGGATCATAGAGGGCACCCGGGTACAGGTGAATGCCAAGAAGCTGGGTTACGACGTCTGCTGCTTTATCGGGATCAATCTGAAGAGCGCCAAGGATTACCCCTCGGCCCTGGCCAAGTTGCAGGCGCTGGACGAGGTGGTGGAGGCCTACTACACCACGGGCCACTACAGCATCTTCATGAAGGTGATGACCCGCTCCATCGACGAGTTGCAGACTGTGCTGATCCACAAGATCCAGACCATAGACGAGATCCAGTCCACCGAAACCCTGATCTCGCTGCAAAACCCCATCCTGCGGGATGTAAAGCCTTGA
- a CDS encoding substrate-binding periplasmic protein, which translates to MRVLLMLCLLLPCWLSARELVIGGLLEPPLKWLDEKGQPRGLDVDLVTSIFGVLQVPIRIELLDSGARLTRNAEGGAYDLLLSHSYKPERTRYLLYPKQAHIRHSWHFFVRKADLGKIHYQTLADLKPWRIGVTKDFSYTPELTAALADPAYRFQEIPINQLQLRKLIAGRIDLVPMSLVTAFTQIREEGLEGRLGYLPRPLKSSPYYHVWCKARADADTPALMAAYDAELLHMKHDGRLKALYDKYGIPYLDP; encoded by the coding sequence TTGCGAGTCTTGCTCATGCTCTGTTTGCTGCTGCCCTGCTGGCTGTCGGCCAGGGAGCTGGTCATCGGCGGCCTTCTTGAGCCCCCCCTGAAGTGGCTGGATGAGAAAGGCCAGCCACGGGGGCTGGATGTGGATCTGGTCACTAGCATCTTTGGCGTCCTCCAGGTCCCCATCAGAATAGAGCTGCTCGATTCCGGTGCCAGACTCACCCGCAACGCAGAGGGCGGCGCCTATGACCTGCTGCTGAGCCACTCCTACAAGCCGGAGCGAACGCGCTACCTGCTCTACCCCAAACAGGCCCATATCCGCCACAGCTGGCACTTCTTCGTGCGCAAGGCCGACCTGGGCAAGATCCACTACCAGACCCTGGCCGATCTCAAGCCCTGGCGCATCGGTGTCACCAAGGACTTCTCCTACACCCCTGAACTGACGGCAGCCCTGGCCGACCCGGCCTATCGTTTCCAGGAGATCCCCATCAACCAGCTGCAACTGCGCAAGCTGATCGCCGGTCGCATCGATCTGGTGCCCATGTCCCTGGTCACCGCCTTCACCCAGATAAGGGAGGAGGGGCTGGAGGGCAGGCTCGGCTACCTGCCGAGACCCCTCAAGAGCAGCCCCTACTACCATGTCTGGTGCAAGGCCCGGGCCGATGCCGACACTCCGGCCCTGATGGCGGCCTACGATGCCGAGCTGCTGCACATGAAGCATGACGGCCGTCTCAAGGCCCTCTACGACAAGTACGGCATCCCCTATCTCGATCCCTGA
- a CDS encoding DUF2301 domain-containing membrane protein — MANPEVESELDGIDRLSVCLYRLGLSLTALLLLCRGVGLLGGPVSLSPAVWLTMLVVASGLCGFCLHIYDKRARFLLQGLAWGGLMLAACGAPAILVLGAALATLCGLAFKEQFCFAIPGIRLLPLLLPLLWLLEWTRFAWATALVALVSGLLLGLLSLAKWRMPLHFDIGDRGRYQL; from the coding sequence ATGGCAAACCCTGAAGTAGAAAGCGAACTGGATGGCATCGACAGGCTCTCTGTCTGTCTCTATCGTCTCGGTCTGAGTCTGACAGCTTTGCTGCTGTTGTGTCGAGGGGTTGGCTTGCTGGGAGGACCGGTGTCCTTGTCCCCCGCCGTCTGGCTGACCATGCTGGTGGTGGCCAGCGGTCTGTGTGGATTCTGCCTGCACATTTATGACAAACGGGCCCGGTTTCTCCTGCAAGGGCTGGCCTGGGGCGGATTGATGCTGGCCGCCTGCGGCGCCCCCGCCATCCTGGTGCTGGGGGCTGCCCTGGCCACCCTCTGTGGCCTGGCGTTCAAGGAGCAGTTCTGCTTCGCCATCCCGGGTATCAGGCTCTTGCCTCTGTTGTTACCCCTGCTGTGGCTGCTGGAGTGGACCCGCTTTGCCTGGGCCACGGCCCTGGTTGCCCTGGTGAGCGGCTTGCTGCTTGGTCTGCTCAGCCTGGCCAAGTGGCGCATGCCCCTGCATTTCGATATCGGCGATCGGGGACGCTACCAGCTCTAG
- a CDS encoding CBS domain-containing protein, which translates to MLQIRNHMSRLTHSLGPQLALAEALDRLHQADASGLPVLDDQKRLIGFLSEQDCIPSLLTGSYHCDSRTRVEDLMSRTPLFVSPDDSILDLARQMTGARPKVYPVLEGDKVVGIINRRQVMQALNAQMKQCQAT; encoded by the coding sequence ATGCTGCAGATCCGCAATCACATGAGCCGCCTGACCCACTCCCTCGGCCCCCAACTCGCCCTGGCCGAGGCCCTCGACAGACTCCATCAGGCCGACGCGAGCGGCCTGCCGGTGCTGGATGACCAGAAACGGCTGATCGGATTTCTCTCCGAGCAGGACTGCATCCCCAGCCTGCTCACCGGCAGCTATCACTGCGACAGCCGCACCCGGGTAGAAGATCTGATGAGCCGCACCCCGCTGTTCGTCAGCCCGGATGACAGTATCCTGGATCTCGCCCGCCAGATGACGGGGGCCAGACCCAAGGTCTATCCGGTGCTGGAAGGGGACAAGGTGGTCGGCATCATCAACCGCCGACAGGTAATGCAGGCCCTCAACGCACAGATGAAGCAGTGCCAGGCCACCTAG
- a CDS encoding SDR family oxidoreductase gives MRALVTGCGRRLGFYLCEQLVAAGWQVTGSYRSERPELARLRALGVELVRADFAVEEDVARLVTVLGAHDDLALIIHNASAFEPQAADPAVQLAQFEQFYRVHMAAPFQLNRALAPKLAGNPNASIIHITDIYIHAPAPQFAAYVATKAGAHSLAMSFARELAPAVRVNTIEPGPILFLDEHGDDWRQQVLARTPLAREGGLEPIWQAVRLLMTNDYMTGASIRVDGGRALAVI, from the coding sequence ATGCGTGCATTGGTAACGGGCTGCGGCCGTCGGCTGGGATTCTATCTGTGCGAGCAACTGGTGGCCGCGGGCTGGCAGGTGACGGGCAGCTATCGCAGCGAGCGGCCCGAGCTGGCCCGCTTGCGAGCACTGGGGGTAGAGCTGGTGCGGGCGGATTTCGCCGTGGAAGAGGATGTGGCCCGCCTTGTCACTGTGCTGGGAGCCCATGACGATCTGGCGTTGATCATCCACAACGCCTCCGCCTTCGAGCCACAGGCGGCGGATCCTGCGGTGCAGCTGGCCCAGTTCGAACAGTTCTACCGGGTACACATGGCGGCGCCATTTCAGCTGAACCGCGCACTGGCCCCCAAGCTGGCAGGCAATCCCAACGCCAGCATCATCCACATCACCGACATCTACATTCATGCCCCGGCGCCCCAGTTCGCCGCCTATGTGGCCACCAAGGCCGGGGCGCATTCGCTGGCCATGAGTTTTGCCCGGGAGCTGGCACCGGCGGTGCGGGTCAACACCATCGAACCCGGCCCCATCCTGTTCCTCGACGAGCATGGGGACGACTGGCGTCAGCAGGTACTGGCCCGGACGCCGTTGGCGAGGGAGGGGGGGCTGGAGCCCATCTGGCAGGCAGTCAGGCTCTTGATGACAAACGACTATATGACGGGGGCCAGCATCCGGGTGGACGGTGGCCGGGCCCTCGCCGTCATCTAG
- a CDS encoding 2-amino-4-hydroxy-6-hydroxymethyldihydropteridine diphosphokinase encodes MFYLCSIGSNLAPSQHVSQAVEELLARFGQLRLSSVIQTKPVGMQSRHDFLNCLFVVQSELSAVQLKAEFVTMELAHGRDRGNPLCKVTDRPLDIDILASHERDAFSGVGVDAYLRDLLAEMYEGGRVGAHKVTLRLRTSKVFAQQSFGQQPVALRQAAEQRQELPAVHPDLPAHQATIRPH; translated from the coding sequence ATGTTTTACCTCTGCAGCATTGGATCCAATCTCGCCCCCTCCCAGCACGTCAGCCAGGCCGTGGAAGAGCTGCTGGCCCGCTTCGGCCAGCTGCGTCTGAGTTCGGTGATCCAGACCAAACCGGTGGGAATGCAGTCGCGCCATGACTTTCTCAACTGCCTGTTCGTCGTCCAGAGCGAACTCTCCGCCGTCCAGCTGAAAGCCGAATTCGTCACCATGGAGCTTGCCCATGGGCGGGATCGCGGCAATCCCCTGTGCAAGGTGACAGATAGGCCCCTCGACATCGACATCCTGGCCAGCCATGAGAGGGATGCCTTCTCCGGAGTCGGGGTGGATGCCTATCTCAGGGATCTGCTGGCCGAGATGTATGAGGGGGGACGGGTCGGTGCCCACAAGGTGACGCTGCGTCTGCGAACCAGCAAGGTGTTTGCGCAGCAGAGCTTCGGCCAGCAGCCCGTGGCCCTGCGCCAAGCTGCCGAACAGCGCCAGGAGTTGCCCGCCGTGCACCCGGACCTGCCCGCCCATCAGGCAACCATTCGGCCCCACTAG
- a CDS encoding YnhF family membrane protein gives MSVEMKWALLTASGALAVILIICLASVGLA, from the coding sequence ATGAGTGTGGAGATGAAGTGGGCGCTGTTGACCGCCTCAGGTGCCCTGGCAGTGATCCTGATAATCTGCCTGGCGTCCGTCGGTCTGGCGTGA
- a CDS encoding ATP-binding protein produces the protein MTKVRPRSLLQVVLMGFVLVLMPLGGMIWHDSQALSHLGQLTSDEMERAVRDTRRATLLTTQAIDLERTLRRYAVLGDERILGSYQQQLARYRELLATHRQSIPDAAAYRDLEATLAWLDGLQDLRKARQEATSPNFTQFNELNQQLEVVTRSQVDEHVAGMRAAIAELRKEIWWVSGFVAGLSLLLVLLFTYLIIHPVRQIESRILSLGAGVEPDKRPVDGPAELVLLGERIGWLHDKLKELEQQKYQFLRHVSHELKTPLAVLREGADLLSEQLVGPLNGDQQEICQMLEENSRRLQTLIERLLDFNRLSQQEVFSLTAVPLAPLLSELSAEYRLALESKQISVHLPPEPISLQAEPYRLRLILDNLFSNAVSYGAKGGQIWIRAGQDANGSWLEVANEGPVIPPNERERIFEPFEQGSIVRQGLLKGSGMGLSIARESAMSLGGELKLIEDKQADVCFRLDLK, from the coding sequence ATGACCAAGGTTCGGCCCCGTTCCCTGCTCCAGGTGGTATTGATGGGCTTCGTGCTGGTGCTGATGCCCCTGGGGGGCATGATCTGGCACGATAGCCAGGCGCTCTCCCATCTGGGCCAGTTGACCAGCGACGAGATGGAGCGGGCGGTGCGGGATACCCGCCGGGCGACCCTGCTCACCACCCAGGCCATCGATCTGGAGCGCACCTTGCGCCGCTATGCGGTGCTGGGGGACGAACGCATCCTCGGCAGTTATCAGCAGCAGCTGGCCCGTTATCGCGAGCTGCTCGCCACCCATCGGCAATCCATCCCGGATGCCGCCGCCTACAGAGATCTCGAGGCCACCCTGGCCTGGCTGGATGGCTTGCAGGATCTGCGCAAGGCCAGGCAGGAGGCGACCAGCCCCAACTTCACCCAGTTCAATGAGCTCAACCAGCAGCTGGAAGTGGTCACCCGCAGCCAGGTCGATGAGCATGTGGCGGGGATGCGGGCGGCCATCGCCGAGCTGCGGAAGGAGATCTGGTGGGTGAGCGGCTTCGTGGCGGGGCTCAGCCTGTTGCTGGTGCTGCTGTTTACCTACCTCATCATCCACCCCGTGCGTCAGATTGAGTCGCGGATCCTGAGCCTGGGCGCCGGTGTCGAGCCGGACAAGCGCCCGGTGGATGGCCCCGCCGAACTGGTGCTGCTGGGAGAGCGGATCGGCTGGCTGCACGACAAGCTCAAGGAGCTGGAACAGCAGAAGTACCAGTTCCTGCGCCATGTATCCCACGAGCTGAAGACGCCCCTCGCAGTGCTGCGGGAGGGGGCGGATCTGCTCTCCGAACAGCTGGTGGGACCGCTCAACGGGGATCAGCAGGAGATCTGCCAGATGCTGGAGGAGAATAGCCGCCGACTGCAGACCCTGATCGAGCGTCTGCTCGACTTCAACCGCCTCAGCCAGCAGGAGGTGTTCAGCCTGACGGCGGTGCCCCTGGCCCCCTTGTTGTCAGAATTGTCTGCAGAATACCGGCTGGCGCTGGAATCCAAACAAATCAGTGTACACTTGCCGCCCGAGCCCATCAGCCTGCAGGCCGAGCCTTATCGTCTGCGACTCATCCTCGACAACCTGTTTTCCAACGCGGTCAGTTATGGCGCCAAGGGAGGCCAGATCTGGATCCGTGCCGGCCAGGATGCCAACGGCAGCTGGCTGGAGGTGGCCAACGAAGGGCCCGTCATCCCGCCAAACGAGCGGGAGCGGATCTTCGAGCCCTTCGAGCAGGGCAGCATAGTGCGCCAGGGGTTGTTGAAAGGATCCGGGATGGGCCTCTCCATTGCCCGCGAGTCGGCGATGAGTCTGGGGGGCGAGCTTAAATTAATTGAGGATAAACAGGCTGATGTCTGTTTCCGGTTGGATCTTAAGTGA
- a CDS encoding sigma 54-interacting transcriptional regulator encodes MSRILLVDDDASLLKLMSMRLRSQGYEVDTADSAEGALDRLRQQRADLVLSDLRMGGMDGLALFERIQAQWLGMPVIIMTAHGTIPDAIQATRSGVFSFLTKPIDKDELLVTIEHALSLTRPKQQHEWQSLIQTRNPQMEQLLIQASSVATMEVPVLILGPSGSGKGVMTQALHQASRRRDQPLHTINCAALPWPVLDLQLFGEDGQSGLFEQAKGATLFLDEIGNLSESLQAKLLQVLAEYGQGTPEVRVISSSHQDLVTAMEEGRFREDLFYRLNVANITLPPLSARSEDIPLLARQALDDYRSRHDNCAALGFSPEALALLAAAAWPGNVRQLYGVVEQLASLCCSPVIGAAMVESALSGGVGGIPSFNEARAEFEKEYLIRLLRTTEGNVTLAANMAGRNRTDFYKLLNRHGIEAANFKSKG; translated from the coding sequence ATGAGTCGCATTCTGCTGGTGGACGACGATGCCAGCCTGCTCAAGCTGATGAGCATGCGCCTGCGCAGTCAGGGTTACGAGGTGGATACCGCCGACAGCGCCGAGGGGGCGCTGGACAGGTTGCGTCAGCAGCGGGCCGATCTGGTGCTGAGCGATCTGCGGATGGGGGGCATGGACGGACTGGCGCTGTTCGAGCGGATCCAGGCCCAGTGGCTCGGCATGCCGGTCATCATCATGACCGCCCACGGCACCATCCCCGACGCCATACAGGCGACCCGTTCCGGGGTGTTCAGCTTTCTCACCAAGCCCATCGACAAGGACGAGCTGCTGGTCACCATAGAGCACGCCCTGAGCCTGACCCGCCCGAAACAGCAGCATGAGTGGCAGTCCCTCATCCAGACCCGTAATCCCCAGATGGAGCAGTTGCTGATCCAGGCGAGCAGCGTGGCCACCATGGAGGTGCCCGTGCTGATCTTGGGGCCTTCGGGCTCCGGCAAGGGGGTGATGACTCAGGCGCTGCATCAGGCAAGTCGTCGTCGTGATCAGCCGCTGCACACCATCAATTGTGCCGCGCTGCCCTGGCCTGTGCTGGACTTGCAGCTGTTTGGCGAGGATGGACAGTCCGGCCTGTTCGAGCAGGCCAAGGGGGCGACCCTCTTCCTCGACGAGATAGGGAACCTGTCGGAGTCGTTGCAGGCCAAGTTGCTGCAGGTGCTGGCGGAATATGGTCAGGGCACCCCCGAGGTGCGGGTCATCAGCTCCAGCCATCAGGATCTGGTCACCGCCATGGAGGAGGGGCGTTTTCGGGAGGATCTCTTCTACCGCCTCAACGTGGCCAACATCACCTTGCCGCCCCTCAGCGCCCGCAGCGAGGATATCCCCCTGCTGGCGCGCCAGGCGCTGGACGACTATCGCAGTCGCCACGACAACTGCGCCGCCCTCGGCTTCTCGCCGGAGGCGCTGGCCCTGTTGGCAGCGGCGGCCTGGCCCGGCAACGTCCGTCAGCTCTATGGGGTGGTGGAACAGCTCGCCAGCCTCTGTTGCAGCCCTGTGATAGGCGCTGCCATGGTGGAATCTGCCCTGAGCGGTGGCGTCGGCGGCATTCCCTCGTTCAACGAGGCGCGCGCCGAGTTCGAGAAGGAGTATCTGATCCGCCTGCTGCGCACCACGGAAGGGAATGTGACCCTGGCGGCCAACATGGCGGGAAGAAACCGCACCGATTTCTACAAGTTATTGAATCGGCACGGTATCGAGGCGGCAAACTTCAAATCGAAGGGATAA
- a CDS encoding DUF1097 domain-containing protein → MSPLIAISITTGILSAVWGGLAAALGLISWVGFLGCTSYFASSGGYRALLQTLLCNATGMLWALLLIHGEGWWGAGMAGYLMTGVVATLMCVQAKQQWLGYIPGTFAGCCATFGAAGEWRLILPSLVIGALFGYLMKASGLWLSHKTRKAQAATRAVDPA, encoded by the coding sequence ATGAGCCCATTGATCGCCATCTCCATCACGACCGGGATCCTCTCCGCCGTCTGGGGCGGACTGGCCGCCGCCCTCGGTCTCATCTCCTGGGTCGGCTTCCTCGGTTGTACCAGCTATTTCGCCTCGAGCGGCGGTTACAGGGCGCTGCTGCAGACCCTGCTGTGCAATGCCACCGGCATGCTGTGGGCACTACTGCTGATCCACGGCGAAGGCTGGTGGGGGGCTGGCATGGCGGGTTATCTGATGACGGGTGTGGTGGCAACCCTGATGTGCGTGCAAGCAAAGCAGCAGTGGCTGGGCTACATTCCCGGCACCTTCGCCGGTTGCTGCGCCACCTTCGGGGCGGCGGGGGAGTGGCGGCTTATCCTGCCATCTCTGGTGATAGGTGCGCTCTTTGGCTACCTGATGAAGGCGAGCGGCCTCTGGCTCTCCCACAAAACCCGGAAGGCCCAGGCCGCGACTCGCGCGGTTGATCCGGCCTGA
- the msrP gene encoding protein-methionine-sulfoxide reductase catalytic subunit MsrP, with translation MLIKRRSSHHLTEQDVTPEAVYQDRRLILKGLGLSAATLAFPTQASLLDLFSAEQPVPAPSTRPLDISAATRPEGLILTPEEKATSHNNFYELGTDKGDPARNAHYLKPEPWTLKVEGEVAKPFTLDVWDLINKSTLEERIYRLRCVEAWSMVLPWSGIPLADLIRRAEPNSRAKFVAFETLYDPEQLPGQASRSLGGGIDYPYVEGLRLDEAMNSLSFLAMGLYGKTLPAQNGAPIRLVVPWKYGFKSIKSIVSIRLVEEMPPTTWNLLAPNEYGFYANVNPEVDHPRWSQASERFIGEGSIFGAKRQPTLMFNGYGDEVASLYQGMDLRKWY, from the coding sequence ATGTTGATCAAGCGCCGTTCCTCTCATCACCTCACCGAACAGGATGTCACGCCGGAAGCCGTCTATCAGGATCGCCGGCTCATTCTGAAAGGGCTGGGACTGAGTGCCGCCACCCTGGCGTTTCCCACCCAGGCCAGCCTGCTGGATCTCTTCTCCGCCGAGCAACCTGTGCCTGCGCCCTCGACCAGGCCCCTCGACATTAGCGCCGCCACCAGGCCCGAGGGCCTGATCCTCACCCCGGAGGAGAAGGCCACCAGTCACAACAACTTCTACGAGCTCGGCACCGACAAGGGGGATCCGGCCCGCAACGCCCACTACCTCAAACCCGAGCCCTGGACGCTCAAGGTCGAGGGGGAGGTGGCCAAACCCTTTACCCTGGATGTGTGGGATCTCATCAACAAGAGCACCCTGGAGGAGCGGATCTACCGGCTGCGCTGCGTGGAGGCCTGGTCCATGGTGCTGCCCTGGAGCGGCATCCCGCTGGCGGATCTGATCCGCCGTGCCGAGCCCAACAGTCGCGCCAAGTTCGTGGCGTTCGAGACCCTCTATGATCCCGAGCAACTGCCGGGACAGGCCTCCCGCTCCCTCGGCGGCGGCATCGATTACCCCTATGTGGAGGGCTTGCGCCTCGACGAGGCGATGAACTCGCTCTCCTTCCTGGCGATGGGGCTCTACGGCAAGACGCTGCCCGCCCAGAACGGGGCTCCCATCCGGCTGGTGGTGCCCTGGAAGTACGGCTTCAAGAGCATCAAGAGCATCGTATCCATCCGTCTGGTGGAGGAGATGCCTCCCACCACCTGGAACCTGCTGGCACCGAACGAATATGGTTTCTATGCCAACGTCAATCCCGAAGTGGATCACCCGCGCTGGAGCCAGGCCAGCGAGCGCTTCATCGGCGAGGGGAGCATCTTCGGCGCCAAGCGCCAGCCGACCCTGATGTTCAACGGCTATGGCGACGAGGTGGCCTCCCTCTATCAGGGGATGGATCTGCGCAAATGGTATTGA
- the msrQ gene encoding protein-methionine-sulfoxide reductase heme-binding subunit MsrQ, with product MTPRLKTAHINGLRLLVHLASLGFLLWLGYAVPAGLLGGDPVQGLTHYLGKGALHLLLLTLLVSPLAKRWRQGQLIKLRRPLGLWCCAWALLHFMVWLGLDLQFDWALIGGELVKRSYIVVGMVALLLLIALSITSIPALLRRMGPAWQKLHNWVYAVALLVPVHYWWSVKSGWQEPLIYLLLAGGLLWPRREKLLRPWRRRPQPVGRAAQQPSRP from the coding sequence ATGACGCCGAGACTGAAAACAGCCCATATCAACGGCTTGCGCCTGCTGGTACACCTGGCCTCGCTGGGCTTTTTGCTCTGGCTGGGTTATGCCGTGCCAGCCGGGTTGCTGGGGGGAGATCCGGTACAGGGGCTGACCCACTATCTGGGCAAGGGTGCCCTGCACCTGCTGCTGCTGACCCTGCTGGTGTCGCCGCTGGCCAAGCGCTGGCGCCAGGGTCAGCTCATCAAGCTGCGTCGTCCCCTCGGGCTCTGGTGTTGTGCCTGGGCGTTGTTGCACTTTATGGTGTGGCTGGGGCTGGATCTGCAGTTTGACTGGGCTTTGATCGGCGGCGAACTGGTGAAGCGCAGTTACATAGTGGTGGGCATGGTGGCGCTGTTGCTGCTGATTGCCCTCAGCATCACCTCGATCCCGGCCCTGCTGCGGCGCATGGGGCCAGCCTGGCAGAAGCTGCACAACTGGGTCTATGCGGTGGCCCTGCTGGTGCCTGTGCACTACTGGTGGTCGGTCAAGAGTGGCTGGCAGGAGCCCCTCATCTACCTGTTGCTGGCGGGGGGGCTGTTGTGGCCGCGGCGAGAGAAGCTGCTGCGTCCCTGGCGCCGACGTCCGCAACCGGTCGGGAGGGCGGCGCAACAGCCGTCACGCCCATAG
- a CDS encoding PepSY domain-containing protein: MNMIPRSILLILCLFSTLGWAAQARLDMPALVKLLLAQGYHDIREVELEGDKFEVETLDADDRRVQLQVDAYSGEITKKEAD; encoded by the coding sequence ATGAATATGATCCCACGCAGTATCCTGCTGATCCTCTGCCTTTTTTCCACCCTTGGCTGGGCGGCTCAGGCGCGTCTCGACATGCCGGCCCTGGTCAAGCTGTTGCTGGCCCAAGGGTATCACGACATTCGGGAAGTCGAGCTGGAAGGGGACAAATTCGAGGTGGAAACCCTGGATGCCGACGATAGGCGGGTGCAGCTGCAGGTCGATGCCTACAGCGGAGAGATCACCAAAAAAGAGGCCGATTAG
- a CDS encoding PepSY domain-containing protein — MNSALPLLGLLLPMLVQAAQPNEALLQQAVSEGRIRPFHELMEVASRLPVRVLRVDLGEEDGVWLYELRLIDDENSVIKVGYRADNLEMVWLKGHHLERLFEPRPPPEEE, encoded by the coding sequence ATGAATAGCGCACTGCCCCTGCTTGGATTGCTGCTGCCGATGCTGGTCCAGGCGGCCCAGCCGAATGAGGCCTTGCTGCAACAAGCGGTCAGCGAGGGGCGGATCCGGCCTTTTCATGAGCTGATGGAGGTGGCTTCCCGCCTGCCGGTGCGCGTGCTGCGCGTCGATCTGGGGGAGGAGGACGGGGTCTGGCTCTATGAGCTTCGGCTCATCGACGACGAGAACAGCGTCATCAAGGTGGGCTATCGCGCCGACAACCTGGAGATGGTGTGGCTCAAGGGCCATCATCTGGAGCGCCTGTTCGAGCCTCGCCCGCCCCCGGAGGAGGAGTGA